The following proteins are co-located in the Halorussus caseinilyticus genome:
- a CDS encoding metal-dependent hydrolase — protein sequence MWPWGHLAVGYLLYTAFVHLRSRRAPDGYATVALAFGTQFPDLVDKPLAWTFGLIPNGRSLAHSLLSAAVVIAVVHALLRRFDRPAVATAFAIGYLSHLLGDALYPALTGDFYSLGFLAWPVVPAVEYATEPSFAAHLRGLSLSSFVAVEGLLALVVFGVWAYDGAPGLRVVAAIPRWVGRKLSV from the coding sequence ATGTGGCCATGGGGACATCTCGCGGTCGGCTACCTGCTTTACACCGCCTTCGTCCACCTCCGGAGTCGCCGCGCGCCAGACGGCTACGCCACCGTCGCGCTGGCGTTCGGCACGCAGTTTCCGGACCTCGTGGACAAACCGCTGGCGTGGACGTTCGGTCTAATTCCCAACGGCCGGTCGCTGGCCCACTCGCTTCTGAGCGCCGCCGTCGTGATTGCCGTCGTCCACGCCCTGCTCCGACGGTTCGACCGCCCGGCCGTGGCGACTGCGTTCGCCATCGGCTACCTCTCACACCTGCTCGGTGACGCGCTCTACCCCGCGCTGACCGGCGACTTCTACTCGCTGGGCTTTCTCGCGTGGCCGGTCGTGCCCGCCGTCGAGTACGCGACCGAACCGAGTTTCGCGGCCCACCTCCGGGGACTCTCGCTGAGTTCGTTCGTCGCCGTCGAGGGACTGCTGGCGCTCGTGGTCTTCGGCGTCTGGGCCTACGACGGCGCGCCGGGTCTCCGAGTCGTCGCCGCGATTCCCCGATGGGTCGGCCGAAAGCTCTCGGTCTAA
- the aglF gene encoding UTP--glucose-1-phosphate uridylyltransferase AglF, with product MKAVVLAAGEGTRLRPLTDEKPKGMVEIDGEPILTHCFEELRALGADEFVVVVGYRKQDIISYYGDAFEGVPITYSHQREQKGLAHALLTVEEHVEDDFMLMLGDNVFDANLGDVVKRQREDRADAAFLTEEVPYEEAGRYGVCATNDYGEITDVVEKPENPPSNLVMTGFYTFTPAIFHACHLVQPSNRGEYEISEAIDLLIQSGRTIDAIRMDGWRVDVGYPEDRKKAERLLRGEDADGDETETGGESESGSAEFSAESD from the coding sequence ATGAAAGCCGTCGTACTCGCCGCCGGAGAGGGAACCCGCCTGCGACCGCTGACCGACGAGAAGCCCAAGGGGATGGTCGAGATAGACGGGGAACCCATCCTGACACACTGCTTCGAGGAACTGAGGGCGCTCGGTGCCGACGAATTCGTGGTAGTCGTGGGCTACCGCAAGCAGGACATAATCAGCTACTACGGCGACGCGTTCGAGGGCGTCCCGATTACGTACTCCCACCAGCGCGAACAGAAGGGACTCGCCCACGCCCTCCTCACTGTCGAAGAACACGTCGAAGACGACTTCATGCTGATGTTGGGGGACAACGTGTTCGACGCGAACCTCGGCGACGTGGTGAAACGCCAGCGAGAGGACCGCGCGGACGCCGCGTTCCTCACCGAAGAAGTGCCCTACGAGGAGGCCGGACGCTACGGCGTCTGTGCGACCAACGACTACGGCGAGATTACCGACGTGGTAGAGAAACCCGAGAATCCGCCGTCGAACCTCGTGATGACCGGGTTCTACACGTTCACGCCCGCCATCTTCCACGCCTGTCACCTCGTCCAACCCTCCAATCGCGGCGAGTACGAAATCAGCGAGGCAATCGACCTGCTCATCCAGAGCGGACGCACCATCGACGCGATTCGGATGGACGGGTGGCGCGTGGACGTTGGCTACCCCGAGGACCGAAAGAAGGCCGAGCGTCTGCTCCGCGGCGAGGACGCAGACGGCGACGAGACCGAAACCGGCGGCGAATCCGAGTCCGGTTCCGCAGAGTTCTCGGCGGAGAGCGACTGA